One window from the genome of Carassius auratus strain Wakin unplaced genomic scaffold, ASM336829v1 scaf_tig00014308, whole genome shotgun sequence encodes:
- the LOC113074317 gene encoding zinc finger protein 518A-like, producing the protein MDVDLTTSDDPPESHDQSQDDETSLDHSLPLELAHQLPETASCNEHCAQDEASHEESTTDNLQVDGKASGKTPCKMQQGAIFSGKILSFCCSECKDDTTYSPNDLLKHFQGTHKGTLPTYPCDLCLFVTNEFSSLQRHRIGHRNTLVTCEICNDGVQYSLLLLTRHFTNCHSRNGQFRCKKCDFSTRDAGTFVQHIHHHNERNHKCVKCPHGSPTQGELQRHNVVHSGTFPFSCQICGYSAARREYLNKHLTVAHGEEMNKWKTNEDNSEVKQLLKKSPPVGGSREPQWMSKLNSIPGIGLLDHKGRSFNPEKNLEETQQFLERAVGVKKESIKWTKSTLNSEPQTLQLIPSTTPQTKLQELEISPGLLNSTNSNGLTVLMVKNKISVPPNCTTKVMGFKMVDGKKHLVLKVIPTKQEDSTENEVSDSHIGDDEDKMTNSSCSSSSPSIGSLLSLESGESNETSSIKEESQEVENHIGNHFPLTEEHKVSFESACKTGQDNVLHSVKVLSATSKDAAISQCQSRQSNGRSSPHIHDVSFLCSSEKCSTDDNQIARTLPVSTSELSSTDSETMLSDLQMAEIDSSRYKATALASILDESSGSQSPADETTGHDAVSDSKSDPEMSVEVKSTNTDILKSKLPSKTTVYATFSVLSEKSLIQEPLFSSKCGEPLENSIETNSPIKRPVKNNILDLVGKEGQDSGSDKVETICTMTDLKTSDTEVGERSQFYSNAHYCRSGTPASDSIVVKSSEVTKNEATEANLQNETSKSESTEAKDCNKEVENNLLSSPSQEVFSFHNYSKDTSGSSPDSLLPEEDSPQGLEEEECEEDFGDWSLTLPASPPLPTEEDSKGGANESDPVSESGEKALERVSDSDIEVDECIATVDDSLVPVIPEKGSCPPALEEKQEGITIATENAAASLRSAADLGKILEKHSDAIISQQLEKERKRSSVTAQETVRPTKTTLRILQTPEGKQQMFLQTTDTPYAVPVQLKSGAGFKLITKSCSPNINVSYVKPGIEMASKATGVALTLNGGRIGMSAQSSNLETKDQASAQMAQSGSGNRYFVSASALKTSLLLSGAVKSPSGEPVSNVPQTCYLVQRPLPVTSVSSESSGSSSKTVLSTCPVLAMPVNSADKTSPMQTGRQAYLVRYLSPAKSGILLNNSDRKNLNQGRVNEGVKNRVFLKVVRGPNGTRFLSTAPYTTDKKSVYLATSSLQSPCLLMSSNKSLTSVSSGLETSTNSLHKLIPASQFKHILPQSNVQIKSRSDHDVALQKVPHVPGSIRPRSQRKRRRRALFEEMLESSSKMRRISSKLSAEKDAISIWEPVAKDVVRTLRLCPFSPLQEIKRPHRNQPVVVLNHPDADIPEVASIMRSVNKYKGEVLKVALSQNTVKALADPPRTPSKQNASIGSGGERIRPVGVVQERFFLKLKLKKTSRNKYEVVRSSSSGSEQQSTFCCWFCGRVFNNQEDWIGHGQRHLMEATRDWNKLL; encoded by the coding sequence ATGGATGTTGACCTGACAACATCAGATGATCCCCCTGAAAGCCATGACCAGAGCCAGGATGATGAAACCTCATTGGACCACAGTTTGCCTCTTGAGTTGGCACATCAGCTTCCCGAAACAGCCTCTTGCAATGAGCATTGTGCCCAAGATGAAGCCTCCCATGAGGAGTCAACCACTGATAATCTTCAAGTAGACGGAAAAGCTTCTGGAAAGACTCCATGTAAGATGCAGCAGGGTGCAATCTTCTCTGGAAAAATACTGAGTTTTTGTTGCTCAGAATGCAAAGATGACACCACTTACAGCCCTAACGACTTGCTGAAACATTTTCAAGGTACACACAAGGGTACTCTTCCAACTTATCCTTGTGATCTCTGCTTGTTTGTCACCAATGAATTCTCATCTCTTCAACGTCATCGCATCGGACATCGGAACACTTTGGTCACGTGTGAGATTTGCAACGATGGGGTGCAGTATTCGCTTCTTTTGCTCACAAGGCACTTTACCAACTGCCACAGCCGTAATGGACAGTTTCGCTGTAAAAAGTGTGACTTCTCCACTCGAGATGCAGGAACCTTTGTTCAACACATTCATCATCACAATGAACGTAATCACAAATGTGTGAAATGTCCGCATGGTAGCCCCACACAAGGGGAGCTTCAGAGGCATAATGTGGTGCATTCTGGGACTTTTCCTTTCTCTTGTCAGATTTGTGGATATAGTGCAGCTCGCAGAGAGTACCTGAACAAACATCTTACTGTGGCACATGGTGAGGAGATGAACAAGTGGAAAACAAATGAGGACAATTCAGAAGTAAAACAGTTGCTTAAAAAGTCTCCTCCAGTTGGAGGATCCAGAGAACCACAGTGGATGTCAAAACTTAACTCAATCCCTGGTATAGGTCTGCTTGATCATAAAGGTAGGTCgtttaatcctgaaaaaaacttGGAGGAGACCCAGCAGTTCCTAGAAAGAGCTGTTGGGGTTAAAAAAGAGAGTATTAAATGGACAAAGTCTACCCTAAACAGTGAGCCGCAAACTTTGCAACTCATTCCATCAACAACGCCACAAACAAAGTTACAAGAGCTTGAGATTAGTCCAGGTCTTCTGAATTCAACCAACAGCAATGGACTGACTGTTCTGATGGTGAAGAATAAAATTTCTGTTCCACCGAACTGCACCACTAAAGTCATGGGCTTTAAGATGGTAGatggaaaaaaacatttagttcTAAAAGTCATACCGACAAAACAAGAGGACTCCACCGAAAATGAGGTTTCTGATTCACACATCGGTGACGACGAAGATAAAATGACCAACAGCTCCTGCTCTTCATCTTCACCAAGCATAGGATCTCTCCTCAGTTTAGAATCAGGAGAATCAAATGAGACGTCTTCAATAAAAGAAGAGTCACAGGAAGTTGAAAATCACATTGGCAACCATTTCCCATTGACAGAAGAGCACAAAGTTAGCTTTGAGAGTGCATGTAAAACAGGGCAGGATAATGTCTTGCATAGTGTTAAAGTACTGTCTGCAACATCTAAAGATGCTGCAATTTCCCAGTGTCAAAGCCGTCAATCCAATGGGAGGTCATCACCTCATATTCATGACGTATCGTTCCTGTGTTCAAGTGAGAAATGCTCCACTGATGATAACCAGATAGCCAGAACACTTCCTGTTTCAACTTCAGAGCTTTCATCCACTGATTCTGAGACCATGCTTTCTGATCTGCAGATGGCTGAAATAGATTCATCTAGATATAAGGCTACAGCCTTAGCTTCAATTTTGGATGAATCCTCAGGATCACAGTCGCCTGCTGATGAAACCACAGGTCATGATGCAGTTTCTGATTCAAAATCAGACCCTGAAATGTCTGTAGAAGTCAAATCCACAAACACTGATATCCTGAAATCTAAACTTCCATCAAAAACTACTGTATATGCAACATTTTCAGTGCTGTCGGAGAAATCTCTTATCCAGGAACCTCTATTCAGCTCAAAATGTGGTGAACCACTTGAGAATAGCATTGAAACAAACTCTCCTATTAAAAGACCTGTCAAGAATAACATCCTTGATTTAGTGGGTAAAGAAGGGCAGGACTCTGGTTCTGACAAAGTTGAGACCATATGTACGATGACTGACCTTAAGACCTCTGACACAGAAGTTGGAGAGAGGTCTCAATTTTACTCAAATGCTCATTATTGCAGGAGTGGTACTCCAGCCTCAGACAGCATTGTTGTAAAGTCCTCTGAAGTAACTAAAAATGAAGCCACAGAGGCAAACTTGCAAAATGAAACTAGTAAAAGTGAATCAACTGAAGCCAAAGATTGTAACAAAGAAGTTGAAAATAACTTGCTCAGTTCCCCAAGTCAAGAGGTCTTTAGTTTCCACAATTATTCTAAAGATACCTCTGGGAGCTCTCCTGATTCATTGCTGCCTGAGGAAGACTCACCGCAGGGGCTGGAGGAAGAAGAGTGTGAGGAGGACTTTGGTgattggagcttaactctgcCAGCATCGCCGCCTCTTCCAACTGAAGAAGATAGCAAGGGAGGGGCTAATGAGAGTGATCCGGTCTCTGAAAGTGGAGAGAAAGCATTAGAGAGAGTGTCAGATAGTGATATTGAGGTCGATGAGTGCATAGCTACTGTCGATGATTCACTTGTTCCTGTGATTCCAGAAAAAGGAAGTTGTCCACCGGCACTAGAGGAGAAACAGGAAGGTATCACCATTGCAACCGAGAATGCAGCGGCAAGCTTGAGAAGTGCAGCTGATTTGGGCAAGATACTTGAAAAGCACTCAGATGCCATCATCAGCCAGCAgcttgaaaaagaaagaaagaggtctTCGGTTACAGCACAGGAAACTGTTAGGCCGACCAAAACCACACTTCGGATCTTGCAGACACCTGAAGGAAAACAGCAGATGTTCCTTCAAACCACAGACACTCCATATGCTGTGCCAGTTCAGCTGAAAAGTGGAGCCGGGTTCAAGCTAATTACTAAATCCTGTTCTCCCAACATTAATGTGTCTTATGTGAAACCCGGGATTGAGATGGCCAGCAAGGCTACAGGAGTAGCTCTCACTTTAAATGGAGGCAGAATTGGCATGTCTGCACAAAGTTCCAATCTTGAAACTAAAGATCAAGCATCTGCCCAGATGGCACAGAGTGGCAGTGGAAACCGCTACTTCGTCAGTGCTTCTGCTCTTAAAACATCTCTTCTCTTATCAGGTGCTGTCAAGTCCCCATCTGGAGAACCCGTGAGCAACGTGCCACAGACTTGTTACTTAGTTCAGAGACCACTCCCTGTTACCTCTGTTAGTAGTGAGTCAAGTGGTTCAAGTTCTAAGACTGTGCTTTCAACTTGTCCTGTATTGGCCATGCCTGTGAATTCAGCAGATAAAACCAGTCCTATGCAGACTGGGAGACAAGCTTACTTGGTTCGATATCTTTCTCCTGCTAAGTCAGGTATACTTTTGAACAATTCAGACAGGAAAAATTTGAACCAGGGCAGGGTAAATGAGGGTGTCAAAAACAGGGTTTTCCTTAAGGTAGTAAGAGGTCCTAATGGCACTAGATTTCTTTCCACTGCTCCATACACCACAGACAAAAAGTCAGTATACCTTGCCACAAGCTCTTTGCAGTCACCTTGTTTGTTAATGTCTTCAAATAAATCTTTAACCAGCGTGTCGTCAGGTCTTGAAACCTCGACTAATTCACTTCACAAACTCATCCCCGCATCCCAGTTTAAACACATTCTACCCCAGTCCAATGTTCAAATCAAAAGCAGGTCTGATCATGATGTAGCATTACAGAAGGTGCCGCATGTTCCCGGTTCCATCCGTCCACGAAGCCAAAGGAAACGGAGGCGAAGGGCTTTGTTTGAGGAAATGCTGGAGAGCTCCTCCAAAATGAGGAGAATCTCAAGCAAGTTGTCTGCTGAGAAAGACGCCATCTCAATTTGGGAGCCTGTTGCAAAAGATGTTGTAAGAACGCTGAGACTCTGTCCCTTTAGTCCACTTCAAGAAATCAAACGTCCCCATCGAAACCAGCCTGTGGTTGTGCTGAACCATCCGGATGCAGACATTCCTGAAGTAGCTAGCATCATGAGGTCCGTGAACAAATACAAAGGTG